In Mucilaginibacter celer, one DNA window encodes the following:
- a CDS encoding 1-acyl-sn-glycerol-3-phosphate acyltransferase gives MIYNKNNYFLNRIVHYYIKRIVKHEFHELLFNDIAVDPNKSILLIANHFSFWDGLILYCVNDILLRKKLHVMILEETAQKEKFLKYVGAFSVKKDSKSILQSLDYAAGLLTDPANLVLMFPQGKLYANFVTNINFEKGVMRIIEKAEGNFQMLFASTFIQYFKHKKPTATVYLKNETGNYAGKDITVLQQAYQQHYQKSKLLQTEFDI, from the coding sequence ATGATCTACAATAAAAACAACTATTTTCTGAACCGCATAGTTCACTATTACATCAAACGGATAGTGAAACATGAATTTCATGAATTGTTGTTTAATGATATTGCTGTTGATCCCAACAAATCGATATTACTTATTGCCAACCATTTCAGCTTTTGGGACGGACTAATATTGTATTGTGTTAACGATATCCTGCTCAGGAAAAAACTGCATGTAATGATATTGGAAGAAACCGCCCAAAAAGAAAAATTTTTAAAATATGTGGGCGCGTTCTCGGTTAAAAAAGATTCGAAAAGTATCTTACAATCGCTTGATTATGCAGCCGGGTTATTAACCGATCCGGCAAACCTTGTTTTGATGTTTCCGCAGGGGAAACTGTATGCCAACTTTGTTACAAACATCAACTTTGAAAAAGGCGTTATGAGGATAATTGAAAAAGCGGAAGGAAATTTTCAAATGCTTTTCGCTTCAACTTTTATTCAGTACTTTAAACATAAAAAGCCAACAGCAACCGTTTATCTTAAAAACGAAACCGGAAATTATGCGGGGAAGGATATAACAGTTTTGCAGCAGGCTTACCAACAGCATTACCAAAAATCCAAATTGCTCCAAACCGAATTTGATATATAA
- a CDS encoding lysophospholipid acyltransferase family protein, producing MVPSRKKKFWSKLYITYVRWWISRNFKELNVQPFEPRPGHSILLLSNHFSWWDGFIANWTAVFNLKKQYYVMMQQDQFDQRSYLRYIGAYSIQKGSRAMLESLTYSAGILDQPDNLIVIFPQGELFSNHETHIHVEKGVYKLMQQVKGPCQVVYHCILIDYFESLKPRAYIHLFDLGVATELTFEQLKENINAAHQQALKNQINMEH from the coding sequence ATGGTTCCGTCGCGCAAAAAGAAGTTTTGGAGTAAATTGTATATCACTTACGTGCGGTGGTGGATAAGCCGTAATTTTAAGGAGCTTAATGTACAGCCTTTTGAGCCGCGCCCCGGTCATTCGATATTGTTGCTGAGCAACCACTTTAGCTGGTGGGACGGTTTTATTGCCAACTGGACGGCGGTTTTCAACCTTAAAAAACAGTACTATGTAATGATGCAGCAGGATCAGTTTGATCAGCGGAGTTACCTGCGTTATATAGGCGCTTATTCTATCCAGAAAGGATCGAGAGCGATGCTGGAATCGCTCACCTACTCGGCTGGTATTTTGGATCAGCCGGATAATCTGATTGTGATATTTCCGCAGGGTGAACTATTTTCCAATCATGAAACACATATTCATGTGGAGAAAGGTGTGTATAAACTGATGCAGCAGGTTAAAGGCCCCTGCCAGGTTGTGTACCATTGTATTTTGATTGATTATTTTGAAAGCCTGAAACCGCGGGCATACATCCATCTGTTTGATTTGGGCGTTGCCACCGAACTTACTTTTGAGCAGTTGAAAGAAAACATTAACGCAGCCCATCAACAGGCGTTGAAAAACCAGATCAATATGGAGCATTGA
- a CDS encoding alpha/beta fold hydrolase translates to MGYLHLPGLGKAHFHEYGTGQKPLLAFHGYGMTGKQFHVLEQSIIPQYHIYGFDHFFHGESRLDGWTEQQILTGMPKTMVRNYMEEWFKLYGRQRFSVMGYSIGANIALILVEEYADLIDVVILMAPDGLAVFKGFHFILHNKLGRGIFRTATKSKWLAPFLIKSLKKLRFIDESLYTIAYNEIDTEQKRLDTYYTLNLIRLLKPDVKHIAQQINQHKIKCLLIFGKHDQLFPKSAAMPFLGMLDNAEVHEVELGHWLVTKALDEYLVK, encoded by the coding sequence ATGGGTTATTTACATCTGCCCGGTCTGGGCAAAGCACATTTTCATGAATATGGTACGGGCCAAAAACCACTCCTGGCCTTTCACGGCTATGGCATGACGGGCAAACAGTTTCATGTGCTCGAGCAATCTATCATCCCCCAATACCATATTTACGGTTTCGATCATTTTTTTCATGGTGAAAGTCGGCTTGATGGCTGGACAGAACAACAGATATTAACCGGCATGCCCAAAACCATGGTGCGTAACTATATGGAAGAGTGGTTTAAACTTTACGGCAGGCAACGCTTTTCGGTAATGGGTTACTCTATCGGAGCAAACATCGCTTTAATTTTGGTTGAGGAATATGCTGATTTGATTGACGTAGTAATACTTATGGCACCCGATGGTTTGGCTGTATTTAAAGGCTTTCATTTTATACTGCACAACAAGCTTGGCCGCGGCATATTCCGCACGGCTACCAAAAGCAAATGGCTGGCTCCATTTCTTATTAAAAGCCTGAAAAAACTGCGCTTTATTGATGAAAGCCTGTACACCATCGCCTATAATGAAATTGATACCGAACAAAAGCGGCTGGATACCTATTATACCCTAAATTTGATCAGGCTGTTAAAACCCGATGTAAAGCATATCGCGCAGCAAATCAATCAGCATAAAATAAAATGTCTGCTGATATTTGGCAAGCATGATCAGCTGTTCCCCAAATCGGCAGCTATGCCATTTTTAGGCATGCTGGATAATGCCGAAGTACATGAAGTTGAACTTGGGCATTGGCTGGTTACCAAAGCATTGGATGAGTATTTAGTTAAATAG
- a CDS encoding glycosyltransferase — protein MTIAILITLFFIILRFAVTLFNYISNPKLPHIGKYYTDKVSILIPARNEAGNILPLLQSIHQQDYKNYEVIIYDDDSGDDTYKVCADFAAAHPLFKVIKGGRLPDGWIGKNYACHQLAKQATGKYLLFLDADEQVEVKLINSAVHRMHLHQLGLLSLFTNQTMLTLGENAVVPLMHYILLNLLPLRLVYLVKNASVAAASGQFMLFDAAVYHKHQWHKAVKNKVVEDVEIMRLIKAENYNGEALLANGMISCRMYHGYNEAINGFSKNFLAAFNYSIIGFLIYITLVIGGPLFILTTLNLPLILFTTGLILLTRIMISLSAGQKAGLNILLHPFQMFNLLVVAIVSIQKHLTKTNMWKGRKI, from the coding sequence GTGACAATAGCTATTTTAATAACCCTGTTTTTTATCATTCTTAGGTTTGCGGTTACACTGTTCAATTATATCTCCAACCCAAAGCTGCCGCATATTGGCAAATACTATACCGATAAAGTATCCATCCTAATCCCGGCGCGCAACGAAGCCGGCAATATCCTCCCCCTGTTGCAATCCATTCATCAACAGGACTATAAAAACTACGAGGTTATTATTTATGATGATGACTCGGGCGATGATACTTATAAAGTGTGCGCAGATTTCGCGGCTGCCCACCCCCTGTTCAAGGTTATTAAAGGAGGCCGGCTTCCGGATGGCTGGATTGGTAAAAACTACGCCTGCCATCAGCTGGCAAAACAAGCCACTGGGAAATACCTGTTATTTTTAGATGCCGATGAGCAAGTAGAGGTAAAACTGATCAACAGCGCCGTACACCGTATGCACCTGCATCAGTTGGGTTTACTAAGTCTGTTCACCAATCAAACCATGCTAACCCTGGGCGAGAATGCTGTGGTGCCATTAATGCATTACATCCTGCTTAACCTGCTCCCACTGCGTTTGGTGTACCTGGTAAAAAACGCTTCGGTGGCCGCAGCCAGCGGACAGTTTATGCTGTTTGATGCCGCCGTTTATCATAAACACCAATGGCACAAAGCGGTTAAAAACAAAGTGGTAGAAGATGTAGAGATTATGCGCCTCATTAAAGCCGAAAACTATAACGGCGAAGCCTTGTTGGCTAACGGCATGATCAGCTGCCGCATGTACCATGGATATAATGAGGCTATCAATGGTTTCAGTAAAAACTTTTTGGCGGCTTTTAATTATAGTATCATCGGCTTTTTGATATACATTACGCTCGTCATCGGCGGACCGCTTTTTATTTTAACCACGCTTAACCTGCCACTCATCCTGTTTACCACGGGTTTGATTTTGTTAACACGGATCATGATCTCGCTTTCGGCCGGGCAAAAAGCGGGACTGAATATTTTGTTGCACCCTTTTCAAATGTTTAATTTGCTGGTAGTGGCAATTGTATCTATTCAGAAACATTTAACCAAAACCAACATGTGGAAAGGGCGAAAAATATGA
- a CDS encoding UDP-glucuronic acid decarboxylase family protein codes for MAESKRILITGAAGFLGSHLCDRFIKEDYHVIGMDNLITGDLRNIEHLFQLENFEFYNHDVSKFVHVPGELHYILHFASPASPIDYLKIPIQTLKVGSLGTHNLLGLARAKSARMLIASTSEVYGDPNVNPQPEEYWGNVNPVGPRGVYDEAKRFQEAITMAYHTFHGLETRIVRIFNTYGPRMRLNDGRVLPAFIGQALRGESLTMFGDGSQTRSFCYVDDLIEGIYRLLHSDYAQPVNIGNPDEITIREFGEEIIKLTGTDQQLISLPLPTDDPKQRRPDITKAKAILGWEPKVSRSEGLKITYEYFKSLPEKEINHKDFTYYNK; via the coding sequence ATGGCAGAAAGTAAAAGAATATTAATAACCGGCGCCGCCGGGTTTTTAGGCTCGCACCTTTGCGACAGGTTTATTAAGGAAGATTACCATGTTATTGGTATGGATAACCTGATAACCGGCGATCTGCGGAATATCGAGCACCTTTTTCAACTGGAAAACTTTGAGTTTTATAACCACGATGTTTCCAAATTTGTGCACGTGCCCGGCGAGTTGCATTATATTTTGCACTTTGCATCGCCTGCAAGCCCGATAGATTATTTGAAGATCCCGATCCAGACCTTAAAAGTAGGATCGTTAGGTACACATAACCTGTTAGGCTTGGCCCGTGCTAAAAGTGCAAGGATGCTGATAGCCTCAACATCCGAAGTTTACGGCGACCCGAACGTAAACCCGCAGCCCGAAGAATATTGGGGCAACGTGAACCCGGTAGGGCCGCGTGGGGTATATGATGAGGCCAAGCGTTTCCAGGAGGCTATCACTATGGCTTACCATACCTTCCATGGTTTGGAAACCCGTATTGTGAGGATCTTTAATACTTATGGCCCGCGGATGCGGTTAAATGACGGCCGTGTATTGCCGGCTTTTATTGGCCAGGCTTTAAGAGGCGAATCATTAACCATGTTTGGCGATGGTTCACAAACCCGTTCGTTTTGTTATGTGGATGATTTGATCGAAGGTATCTATCGTTTGTTGCACAGCGATTACGCTCAGCCTGTAAACATTGGTAACCCCGATGAGATCACCATCCGCGAGTTTGGCGAAGAGATTATCAAGTTAACCGGCACCGATCAGCAACTGATCAGCCTGCCGTTACCAACGGATGATCCGAAACAACGCCGACCGGATATCACCAAAGCTAAAGCCATTTTAGGCTGGGAGCCGAAGGTATCAAGGAGCGAAGGTTTAAAGATCACTTACGAGTACTTTAAATCATTGCCCGAAAAAGAAATAAATCACAAAGATTTCACTTATTACAATAAATAA
- a CDS encoding UDP-glucose dehydrogenase family protein has product MKIAVIGTGYVGLVTGTCLAETGNEVTCVDIVEEKVNKMRNGEMPIYEPGLDLLFHRNIKQERLTFTTDLAEAIAPAKVIFLALPTPPGADGAADLSYVLGAAKDIAKLITEYKVIVTKSTVPVGTADKVTAVLKANTDVPFAVVSNPEFLREGVAVEDFMKPDRVVIGTMDEKARLIMGDLYAPYVRQGNPILYMDERSSELTKYAANSFLATKITFMNEIANMCELVGADVDMVRKGVGADARIGKRFLFPGVGYGGSCFPKDVQALSKAAEENKYDFKILNSVMEVNETQKKRLVVKMREHYGADGLKGKHFALWGLAFKPETDDIREAPALYIIDELVAAGATVTAYDPEGMPNVKKLLGDKISYAKDRYSALDGADALLIVTEWPVFRTPDFDFMKEKLNAPVIFDGRNLYDLDRMKDHGFYYNSIGRKVVNQ; this is encoded by the coding sequence ATGAAAATTGCTGTAATTGGTACCGGCTATGTTGGATTGGTTACCGGAACTTGTCTGGCCGAAACAGGTAACGAAGTAACCTGTGTGGATATAGTTGAAGAAAAGGTTAATAAAATGCGTAACGGCGAAATGCCAATTTACGAACCTGGTCTTGACCTGTTATTTCACCGTAACATTAAACAGGAGCGTTTAACCTTTACTACCGATCTGGCCGAAGCTATCGCGCCTGCTAAAGTTATTTTCCTTGCTCTGCCAACCCCTCCGGGTGCCGATGGCGCTGCCGACTTAAGCTATGTGCTTGGTGCTGCTAAAGACATTGCCAAATTAATTACAGAATATAAAGTTATCGTAACCAAATCAACCGTACCGGTTGGTACTGCCGATAAGGTTACAGCCGTGCTTAAAGCCAACACCGATGTGCCTTTCGCGGTAGTATCAAACCCCGAGTTTTTGCGCGAAGGTGTAGCTGTTGAAGATTTTATGAAACCGGATAGGGTAGTTATCGGTACTATGGACGAGAAAGCCCGCCTGATTATGGGTGATTTATACGCTCCATACGTTCGTCAGGGTAACCCTATTTTGTATATGGACGAGCGCTCGTCTGAATTAACCAAGTATGCTGCCAACTCATTCCTGGCTACCAAAATCACTTTCATGAACGAGATAGCCAACATGTGCGAGCTTGTTGGTGCCGATGTGGATATGGTACGTAAAGGTGTTGGTGCTGATGCCCGTATCGGTAAACGCTTCCTTTTCCCGGGTGTTGGTTACGGTGGCAGCTGTTTCCCTAAAGATGTTCAGGCACTTTCAAAAGCTGCCGAAGAAAATAAATACGATTTCAAGATCCTTAACTCCGTAATGGAGGTTAACGAAACTCAGAAAAAACGCCTGGTAGTTAAAATGCGCGAGCATTATGGTGCCGATGGTTTAAAAGGCAAACACTTTGCCCTTTGGGGATTGGCCTTTAAACCAGAAACCGACGATATCCGCGAAGCCCCTGCTTTGTACATCATCGACGAACTGGTAGCTGCCGGTGCAACCGTAACCGCTTACGACCCTGAAGGTATGCCAAACGTTAAAAAACTGTTAGGCGATAAGATCTCTTACGCTAAAGACAGATATTCTGCCCTTGACGGTGCCGACGCCCTGCTGATTGTTACCGAATGGCCGGTATTCCGTACCCCTGATTTTGATTTTATGAAGGAAAAATTAAACGCGCCTGTTATATTTGACGGCCGTAACCTTTATGATCTGGACAGGATGAAAGATCACGGTTTTTATTACAACAGTATCGGTCGTAAAGTAGTTAACCAATAA
- a CDS encoding 3-deoxy-D-manno-octulosonic acid transferase, whose amino-acid sequence MLLYNIGIKLYSFFVLVASLFNNKAKLWVQGRKNIAFIRVEGSIWFHFASLGEFEQGRPILEAMRNLHPTKKIVVTFFSPSGYEIRKNTSLADYVYYLPLDTPGNARRFIDAINPEMAVFTKYEYWYHFFNETRKRHIPLYIVSGIFRPGQVFFKWYGGFNRRILKLVSHFFVQDEASKQLLQGIDITNATVSGDTRFDRVWANAQNPKTLPLIEEFKNGQKLFIAGSTWPQDEALLAKLVTDYPDWKFIFAPHEIPEEKVNTLMNLLPEGTAIRFSDLAKVKGERLKSKGEASAMNHEPSTVNYLNLQSLIIDNIGMLSSLYAYGDIAYIGGGFGVGIHNTLEAAAFGLPVIFGPNYQKFNEAKELIKLKAGFSINNEAELKGIVETLVNDEGFYSFTRKKILGYVEENVGATEAIMSFIDK is encoded by the coding sequence ATGTTGTTATACAATATAGGTATCAAATTATATTCCTTTTTTGTGCTTGTTGCTTCATTATTTAACAATAAAGCAAAATTATGGGTTCAGGGTCGTAAAAATATAGCGTTTATACGGGTAGAGGGCAGTATTTGGTTTCACTTTGCTTCACTTGGCGAGTTTGAACAGGGTCGCCCCATACTGGAGGCGATGAGGAATTTACACCCCACAAAAAAAATAGTAGTTACCTTTTTTTCTCCTTCGGGATACGAGATCAGGAAAAACACCTCACTGGCCGATTATGTTTATTACCTGCCGTTGGATACTCCCGGTAATGCCCGCCGTTTTATAGATGCCATTAACCCCGAAATGGCAGTATTTACCAAGTATGAATACTGGTACCATTTTTTTAACGAGACGCGTAAACGCCATATACCTTTATACATCGTATCTGGCATATTCAGGCCGGGACAGGTATTTTTTAAATGGTACGGGGGCTTTAACCGCAGGATATTGAAACTGGTATCGCACTTTTTTGTGCAGGATGAAGCATCGAAACAACTGCTGCAAGGCATTGACATAACAAACGCCACCGTTAGCGGCGATACCCGTTTTGACCGCGTTTGGGCCAATGCGCAAAACCCTAAGACGTTACCTTTAATAGAGGAGTTTAAGAATGGGCAAAAACTATTCATTGCCGGAAGTACTTGGCCTCAGGATGAGGCTTTGCTGGCCAAACTGGTAACTGATTACCCGGATTGGAAATTCATTTTCGCCCCGCATGAGATACCGGAGGAAAAGGTGAATACTTTGATGAATTTATTGCCGGAGGGAACGGCTATTCGCTTTTCTGATCTTGCTAAGGTTAAAGGCGAAAGGTTAAAGTCAAAAGGTGAAGCTTCGGCCATGAACCATGAACCATCAACCGTCAACTACCTTAACCTCCAATCTCTCATAATAGATAACATCGGCATGCTCTCATCGCTTTATGCTTATGGCGATATTGCTTATATAGGTGGTGGCTTTGGCGTTGGCATTCACAATACACTGGAGGCAGCAGCATTTGGCTTGCCGGTTATTTTTGGGCCTAATTACCAGAAATTTAATGAGGCTAAAGAATTGATCAAACTTAAAGCCGGCTTTAGCATCAATAATGAAGCCGAGTTAAAAGGCATAGTTGAAACCTTGGTTAATGATGAGGGCTTTTATAGTTTCACCCGTAAAAAAATATTGGGTTATGTTGAGGAAAATGTGGGGGCTACGGAGGCGATAATGAGTTTTATAGACAAATAA